From the genome of Rhizobium sp. NXC24, one region includes:
- a CDS encoding glycerol-3-phosphate dehydrogenase — protein sequence MTESEILDLFVIGGGINGAGIARDAAGRGLSVMLCEKDDLAEGTSSRSGKLVHGGLRYLEYYEFRLVREALIEREVLLNSASHIIWPMRFVLPHSPTDRPAWLVRLGLFLYDHLGGRKRLPGTRSLDLSRDPEGTPIVDQYTKGFEYSDCWVDDARLVLLNALDAAEKGAQILTRTACVSARRDNGSWIVQMRDQRSGDLRTVRARVLVNAAGPWVNDIIGRVAGSNSHRKVRLVKGSHIIVPKFWSGQHAYLVQNHDRRVIFINPYEGDMALIGTTDIPYEGQPEEVKADEQEMDYLIAAVNRYFKEKLRRSDVISSFSGVRPLFDDGQGNPSAVTRDYVFDLDETGGAPMLNVFGGKITTFRKLSEHALQRLAKFFPKMGGDWTRAATLPGGDIPNADYTSFADTLREAYPWMPRVLVNHYGHLYGARTKTIIGDATSLAGLGRHFGGNLYEAEVRYLVAYEWAQTVDDVLLRRTKEGLHMTAKEKADFSTWFKSELALAA from the coding sequence ATGACTGAATCCGAAATCCTCGATCTCTTCGTGATCGGCGGCGGCATCAACGGCGCCGGCATCGCGCGGGACGCAGCCGGTCGGGGTCTCTCCGTCATGCTCTGCGAGAAGGACGATCTGGCGGAAGGCACGTCATCGCGATCGGGGAAGCTCGTCCACGGGGGTCTGCGTTATCTTGAATATTATGAGTTTCGCCTGGTACGCGAAGCCTTGATCGAGCGCGAGGTGCTGCTGAATTCCGCAAGCCACATTATCTGGCCGATGCGTTTCGTGCTGCCGCATAGCCCGACGGACCGGCCCGCCTGGCTCGTCCGCCTCGGCCTCTTCCTCTACGATCATCTGGGCGGCCGCAAGCGCTTGCCCGGCACCCGCTCCCTCGATCTCAGCCGCGATCCGGAAGGCACGCCGATCGTCGATCAATATACCAAGGGCTTCGAATATTCCGACTGCTGGGTCGACGATGCACGGCTCGTGCTGCTGAACGCCCTCGATGCCGCCGAAAAGGGCGCTCAGATATTGACGCGCACGGCCTGCGTTAGCGCACGGCGCGACAATGGCAGTTGGATCGTTCAGATGCGCGACCAGCGCTCCGGCGACCTGCGCACAGTGCGGGCGCGCGTCCTTGTGAACGCCGCAGGCCCATGGGTCAATGACATCATCGGCCGCGTCGCCGGCTCTAACAGCCATCGCAAGGTCCGGCTCGTCAAAGGCAGCCATATCATCGTTCCGAAATTCTGGAGCGGGCAACATGCCTATCTGGTTCAGAATCATGACCGGCGCGTGATCTTCATCAACCCTTATGAAGGCGACATGGCCCTCATCGGCACAACGGATATTCCCTACGAAGGCCAACCGGAGGAGGTGAAGGCCGACGAGCAAGAGATGGATTATCTGATCGCCGCCGTGAACCGCTATTTCAAGGAGAAGCTGCGCCGTTCCGACGTGATCTCAAGCTTCTCCGGCGTTCGGCCGTTGTTCGACGACGGTCAGGGCAATCCTTCCGCCGTGACGCGCGACTACGTTTTCGATCTCGACGAAACCGGCGGCGCGCCGATGCTCAACGTTTTCGGCGGCAAGATCACGACGTTCCGCAAACTGTCCGAACACGCGCTGCAAAGGCTCGCCAAATTCTTCCCCAAGATGGGCGGCGATTGGACCCGTGCGGCGACATTGCCGGGCGGTGACATTCCGAACGCGGACTACACCAGCTTCGCAGACACGTTGCGCGAGGCCTATCCCTGGATGCCGCGCGTGCTCGTGAACCACTACGGGCACCTCTATGGGGCGCGGACCAAAACCATCATCGGCGACGCCACGTCACTTGCCGGCCTCGGGCGCCATTTCGGCGGCAATCTCTACGAGGCGGAGGTGCGTTACCTCGTTGCTTACGAATGGGCGCAGACCGTGGACGATGTTCTCCTGCGGCGCACCAAAGAAGGCCTGCATATGACCGCGAAGGAGAAGGCGGATTTCTCGACTTGGTTCAAGAGCGAACTGGCTCTGGCCGCCTGA